From the Acidobacteriota bacterium genome, the window GTCTGTTTGCAATAAGGTCTTGTACCTGTTGAAAGATTCTGGCCAGCAAACAATCTTGATCGAACCGAATTGATCTTCAATGCGAAACAATGCAAAGCGGTCACCCTTCTTGGTGGTCTTGATCGCCAAATCAACAACCATGCCGCCCAACGCGATGATCTCGCCATCTTCACGCTCGGTGAGGTTTCCAGCATCCGTGTTCGTCAGGCTTTGGATGGATTCGGAGTAGTCTTCTAAGGGGTGCCCACTGGCATAGAATCCTAGTGCATCTTTTTCGTATGCCAGCAGCTCCCTACGGCTCCAGGGCTTGACTTCAGTCAATGGTGGATCAACTGATTCAGGATTATCAGCCTCGGTAAAAACAGCGAATAATCCTGTTTGCCCGGAGGCCTTATCCTTTTGTGCCCGAGTGCCATTTTCAATCGCACGATCCACTGCGGCCAACATCGCCGCACGATTGGCCGCTTGAAAATCGAAGGCCCCCGCTTTGATTAGCGATTCAAAGACGCGCTTGTTCGCAGCCCGTGAATCAACACGTTCAGCAAAATCAAAAATTGAGCGGAATGGCCCATCGGCGCGTGCCTGAATAATCATCTGCACAGCACTGGAACCGATGCCCTTGATCGCCGCCAACCCGAACCGAACGGCATTGCCGACCGCCGTAAAGCCTTCGTGACTGGTATTGACATCCGGTGGCAGAACCTGAATTCCAAAGGACTTCATCTCACTGATATAACGCGATAATTTCTCGGTGTTCGAGGCTTCGTTGGAGAGCACTGCCGCGTAAAAATGAGTAGGGTAGTGGGCTTTGAGAAAGGCTGTTTGATAGGCAAGGTATGCGTAAGCAAACGAATGCGAGCGGTTAAATCCATAATCGGCAAACTGCGCCATCAAGTTAAAGACAGTGGCGGCTTTCTCCTTGGCAATCCCACGCTCAATGGTGCCATTGATAAATTTCTCTTCGTGGGCCGCCATCTCTTCCTTCTTCTTTTTGCCCATGGCCCGGCGCATCAGGTCAGCTTCGCCTAGCGAGTAGCCTGCCAGCTTTTGCGCCAACTGCATGATCTGTTCCTGGTAAACGAGAATGCCATAGGTATTTTCCAGGATGTCCTTCATTTGCGGCACAATATAGGTAACTTTTTTGCGTCCGTGCCGACGGTCAATGTAATCGTCCACCATGCCACCATCGAGTGGGCCAGGGCGATAAAGCGCGTTGAGCGCAGAAAGATCCTCCAATCCTTGCGGACGCATCTTCCGGCAAATTTCGACCATGCCGGAGCTTTCAAACTGGAACACCGCATTCAGCAATCCGTCAGAGAATAGCTTCAGGGACTTTTCATCATTTAAGGGTATCTTGGCCAAGTCTGGCCGATGTCCATGCTCCCGTTCAATCGAGCGCAGACAGTCTTCGATAATCGTCAACGTCGTCAACGCCAAAAAGTCCATCTTGAGCATGCCCGTCTTTTCAAGATCGGACATGACAAATTGCGTGGTGAGCTCGTCGTTCTGCCCTTTGCAGACCGGGATCAATTCATGAATAGGCCTAGGGGAGATGACCACGCCGGCAGCGTGAACGGAGGTGTGCCGCGCGTTACCTTCCAACTTACGCGCTACTTCAATCAACTCAGCAACCTTCTCGTTGGTTTCAATGGCCTGCTTCAAGTCAGGATTTTGAGCAATCGCATCCTCAATAGAAACGTTCCGACCACGTACAGGTGGTGGGATCATCTTGGCGACTTTTTCCACCTCGCCATAATCCATTCCCAAAACCCGACCAACATCCTTAACGACTGCGCGTGATGCCATTGTCCCAAAAGTGATGATTTGAGCTACATTTTGACGCCCGTAAAGGTCGCTCACGTAATTTATGACTTCAGCGCGCCCTCGCACACAGAAATCAACGTCAACGTCTGGCATACTTACGCGCTCCGGATTCAGAAATCGCTCGAAGAGTAGATCATACTGAAGCGGGTCAACGTCCGTGATCTTCATGCAATACGCGACCAAGCTGCCAGCAGCAGAACCTCTTCCTGGTCCTACAGGTATTCCATTTTTCTTCGCGTAGTTTATGAAGTCCCAGACAATCAGAAAATATCCGGGAAACCCCATCTTTTTAATCGTAGCGATCTCGTGGGCCAAGCGCTCCTTATATTTCGTCACGGAGTAGCGCAACGACCCGGCACCCTCTAAAGCCAGCCAAACCTCTTGATACCTTGTTTCGAATCCATCCCAAGCAGTCTTCTCAAAATAGCTTTCAATGGTGAACCCTTCCGGTACGGGGTAAACAGGAACCTGATCAATGGTTTTCGGAAATTCCAAGTTGCATTTTTCGGCGATCTCCAAGGTATTCTGTAAAAGCTGAGGTTCTTCGCCAAAAAGTCCCCACATCTCGTCCGCGCTAGTGAAGTAAAAATTGGGAGTCCCATATATCGGGGTACTGATTTCGCTGATCTTTTTGCCACGGCCAATACAAAGCAGCGCATCGTGCGCCTTCACATCCGCCGCATTTAAGTAATGGGAGTCGTTCGTGCCAACCAACGGCACACCCGTCTTCTTTGATAACTCAACCATGGGCTTTCGGATACGGCGCTGTGCATCAAGCCCATGCTCCTGAATTTCCAAGTAGTAATTTCCTTTGCCGAGGATGTCTTGAAATTCAGTCGCAGCAGCCACGGCCTCATCAAATTTGTCGCGTAAAAGAAGGGCTGGCGGGACACCGCTAATACAGGCTGACAATCCAATCAGGCCAGCGCTGTGCTGAGCCAACAATTCCTTATCAATCCTTGGCTTGCGCCAGAAACCTTCAGTAAAAGCGAAGGAAGAAAGCTTGACTAAATTGTGATACCCCTCAAGGTCTTTGGCCAAAAGCACAATATGATTCGTGCCTTTTTCGCCTGGCTGTAAATTATCGTTACCACGATCATGCCTGCTACCTCGTGTGATATAGGCTTCAATTCCAATAATGGGCTTCACACCCACAGCTTTCATTTTGTGGTAAAAGGAGAGTGAGCCATAAAGATTCCCGTGGTCGGTAATCGCCACTGCGGGCATTTGCATCTCTGCCGCTCGCTTAGCAAGCGGACCGATCTTGATGGCCCCATCAAGCAAGCTATAATCAGTGTGCAGATGTAGGTGGACAAACTGTTTAGTCATAACTCTTAAATTTGGCAGGGGAACAGCTTAAGCAAAGCGCGTTTTAATGCCCTACCTGCTTAACTCTTTAACCTTAACGCTTAAGCAAGCTAAGCGTTCGCCTATTCCCACTCAATCGTACTCGGAGGCTTTGAACTAATATCGTAAACAACTCGATTAACCCCCCGCACCTCACTGATAATCCTTTGACTAAGCCGCGCGAGCAAGTCATAAGGTAAGCGCGACCAGTCTGCCGTCATTCCATCTTGGCTTTCAACTGCGCGGATGGCGATAACGTTTTCATAGGTGCGCTGATCTCCCATAACGCCAACCGTGCGTACTGGCAACAAAACAGCAAACACTTGCCATAGTTTATGATAGAGGCCAGCATCACACACTTCTTCCTGAATTATCTGATCCGCATCTTGTAAGACCCGAACTTTATCCGCGTCAATATCGCCCAATATTCTTACGGCTAAGCCTGGGCCTGGAAAAGGGTGACGATCTACCAAATCAGAAGAAAGCCCCAGCGCACGACCAACAGCCCTGACCTCATCCTTAAACAGTTCGCGTAATGGTTCTATAAGTTTAAGGTGCATCTTTTCAGGCAAACCGCCCACATTGTGATGACTCTTGATCACTGCCGACGGCCCTTTAACCGATTGTGACTCAATCACATCGGGATAGAGCGTTCCTTGCACCAAAAAATCAACCTCACCCAATTTGACGGCTTCTTCCTGAAACACTTCGATAAATTCATTGCCGATGATCTTTCGTTTGCGCTCCGGGTCAGATTCTGCTTTAAGCGAATTCAAAAAGCGCCCCCCCGCCGCGACTCCGACGATTTGCAAATCATCAATTTGCTTAAACGCCTTAAGCACATCCTCAAATTCGTGCTTACGTAAGACCCCATTATCAACAAAGACACAGGTTAAGCGTTTGCCTATAGCTTTTGAGACCAGCGCTGCGGCTACTGAAGAATCAACCCCGCCGGAAAGGCCGCAAATAGCCCTCCCCTCGCCAACTTGCGCACGAATCTGTCGAATTGCATCTTCGATGAAGGACTCAGACGTCCAATCCCCCTTACAGCCACAGATGCTTTTGACAAAATTCTCTAGAATGTGGCTGCCATCAGGCGTGTGCGCGACCTCAGGGTGAAACTGAATCCCATACCAGGATTTGGCGGTGCAAGCCACTGCCCCCAACGAATTCTCACTTGCGGCAAGCACTTCAAACCCTGGCGGCGCAACTGTGACGTGATCTCCATGACTCATCCAAACCGGAAATTCGGTTGGAACATTAGCAAATAAGGGGCTGGTAGCTGTAATGCGTATCGTTGCGGCACCGAATTCACGCCGGGCCGAAGGTTCAACCCGTCCGCCAAGAAAGTAGCTGAGCAGTTGTAAGCCATAACAAATGCCGAGAACCGGAGCACCTAGATGCAAAACCTCAACGGACGAATGCGGAGCATCCTTGTCATACACAGAACTCGGCCCGCCGGATAAAATGACCCCCTTGAGATTTCTTTGTTTCAGCAGTTCGGTTGATTGATTGTAGGGGTGGATTTCGCAATAGACCCCCAGTTCTCGAATGCGCCGGGCGATCAACTGCGTGTATTGCGAGCCGAAGTCCAGTATCACAATAGTTTCGAATGAATTGGACACTCTTTGCACCTCAGTATTTTTCTGATTGAAGATAGGTAAGAGGCCGTGAGTATACGCGAGCCATAACCAGAGAACAACCAGCCTGGCTGAAGCTTGACTGCAAGAACGGTGGCAGGGCTAGCTTATACTTCGATAGAGCCAGATGCTTCATTCGTCTTGCTTTTAGACGGTTGCCGCAGGCGCCCAAACAATCCTAGTAATTTCAAAAGCGGGCCGTGGATGACATACCCAAAACTCAGTACCAACAGCATCAGTTGAGAGTGAAACCAGATCAAAGCCAATAAGAGAGAGAAAAGCGGAAGGGCGATAAATGGCTTGTTTGATTGAAAGCCAATGTCTTTAAAACTGGTATACCGTAACGTACTCACCATTAAGACAGCTAAGAACCCCATCCCTGCAAGTAGTGACCAACTCAAGAACTCTTTTTGTGGTGGCGAATACATGGCAATCGGCAAAGGGGCAAAATGAACTACAGCAGCCAGCATTCCTGCGGCTGGGGGGATGGGTAAGCCAACAAAATAACGTTTATCCAGCTTAGGAGTATTGCCGGGTTGAGCAAATTTCGGAGACCTCGCCATCACATTGAATCGGGCCAGGCGCAAAGCTCCGCAAATCAGGAAAAAAAACGAGATGGCCCAACTCCATTTTTCCAGGCCGATCGTTGAGCCATACCCCCAGGTGTAGGCCAAAACTGCAGGAGCAACTCCGAACGTCACCACATCCGCGATACTGTCCAATTCAACGCCAAATTCACTGGTGGTCTTTGTCATGCGGGCAATTCGGCCATCTAAGCCATCGAAAAGGACAGCGACCCCAATCGCAATCGCGGCCTTATCAAAAAGGTGCGCCGCTTCCGGAGCGGCCAGGTTTTGAAAAGCTTTGGCAGAGTTTATCACTGCGTAAAATCCGCACAAGATATTCCCAATAGTGAATGCACTCGGAATGATATAGATACCTTTCCGAATGCCTCGGCGCGGGGGATTGCCTAGATTCGTTTCACTTGTATTCGTCAATGCGTGTCTCCGCAAATAAATTACACCTATCCAACCTGCGAGGCTCTACTCAACAGATAGTCCCAGGTTATGCACCTTAATCTGGTTAATTGATGGCGTGGATTCTAACACGAAGAGGGCGGAAACGCTGCTGCGTCTCCGCCCTCTCAACTCTTGTTCACATATTTTGCCAAACCAGCCAGCTTAATGCGAGGTATTGCTCGACTTATACTTATGGACGATAGCCTCCATCTGATCTTTCAGATGGAGCTTTTTCTTTTTAAGCAATATCTCTTCCATTTGTTCATCAGTGTTTGGGAAGGATAATTCGGAAAGTTCATGTAATCGTTCATCGTATTGATGATGTTCACTCGCCAAAGCACGATAATGCTCGTCATTAGCGAGAAGAAATTCTTTCAAGGATGTTTCAGTTGCTGGAATGCTCATCGGCTTGTCCTCCTTATAGGTAAGAGTTAGCGTTTAGGCGTCTGGTATCAGACAGGATGTGCAGATGGGCCGGATAATAATCCAAAGCCATTCGGTTTTCAAGATAGTCTCAAATTCAAATCGTGCTCTGCGTCCAAAATCTCAAGTCGAAAAAGGAGTGCGTCTTCTGGCGGGTCTCTGTAATAATCACGTCGTTTGCCAACCAGTACGAATCCGATGGATTTGTATAAACAGGTTGCTGCCAAATTGCTTTCCCGGACTTCTAAAAACGCTTGTCTGACTCCGCACTGCCAAGCCTGCCTAATGGCTACTGTCATCAGAGCCAACCCAATTCCCTGTCGGCGTGCAGTAGCAGCCACTACCAAGCTGTCCACTTCCAATTCATCAGGAACAATATACCCCGAAAACATCCCAATTAAGCTTCTGGAAGATCCCGAATCATGGACTTCTATAGCAGTTAAAAGCAATGATTGAGAATTGGAGACCCGCCGCAATAGAGCCGCTTCACCTAGACTTTGCAGTCCTGAATCAATTTCGAGTTGGCAAGCGGCGGCAACGTCGGGCGCTGAGAGCAGTTCAATTTTATATGCTTTTTTTTGCATATTTGATCTCTGCGTCTGAAGGTCTGAGGTAATAAGCATGCAGTTCGGGATTGGGGTCATTTTCAAGAAAGTCATCCGCGTACAGTGCGAGCGTGACTGCCAGCGATGATTCCGGCCATTCGCATCGCTGCAAATAGTTAAGGGTAGACCGAAGGGACTCCGGGCCAATTATCGAAGCGCCCGAAGTTTCTGCACTCAGAAGTTCTGACAATTCAGTAATAGGCACGACCACATCGGGCGCGATCGTTTGAATGGGCATACGATGGCTTACAGACCGTTTCGCAACAATGACTTCATTTCTGCCTGCCTCAAGCACCACGATAAATTCACCCGGCACGCCTACTGAAAGGGCGGTAAGATCAATGGTATTCACTCCCAGAATGCGGCACTGTGCGGCTTGGGCTAAGCCCTTGAGAGCAGAAAGCCCAACTCGCAGCCCGGTAAAACTACCAGGCCCGGTGACTCCGGCAAAAAGATCTATTTGCGTTAGGCTTAATCCCGCCTTAGTTAATAGAGTTTGCAAATTACCAAAAAACGATTGTGAATGTGGGGCCTGGCTTTCATTGCATAGCGCAGCGATTAACGTGCGGTTTCTTGCCACAGCATAACTAGCCAGGGCTGCCGTTGTATCCACAGCAAGTACAATTTTCCCATCCATATATCGGTCGTCCTTTAACTGATTTGGCATGTTTGACAGCCCTGTAAATCAAATTATATATTGCGCTCGACCTGACAACAATCAGCCGGATTTGCAACCCCTTTTCGCAAAGAATGATAGGATAAGTAACATGAGATCAACCGAAAAGGCTCCACAGCTTACTCCCATGCTAAGGCAATATCACGAGATAAAAAGACAGTACCCCGGAACGCTACTTTTTTTTCGTTTGGGTGACTTTTACGAGTTGTTCTACGACGATGCTTTAATCGGTTCGCGCGAGATGGAAATCACGTTGACGGCACGCCACAAGGAGCGCGGCTCGCCCGTGCCGATGTGCGGAGTACCCTATCACGCGGCGGCCAATTACATTGCCAAGCTGGTCAAGAAAGGCTACCGCGTGGCAATTTGCGACCAAGCCGAACCGGCACAAACCGCCAAACTGGTCAGACGCGAGGTCGTGCGCGTGATCACGCCCGGCACGGCGCTGGAAAACCAGTTACTAGAAAGTAAGCAGAACAATTATCTGGCTTCAGTCTGCGGGTCGGGCGAGGGGATGGGTTTGGCCTTGCTGGATATTTCTACCGGCGAATTCCTGACCACACAGTTTCGCGGAGCCGAAGCGTGGCAACAGCTTCAGGAGCAACTGGCGATTTTTGCGCCGAAAGAGATCATCCTGCCGCACTCCCTGTCACCTCTCTTTGCCAAACCAAAAAGTGCCGAACCCGCGCACACATCAGTCATCCCAACGGAAACAACCAATCCCCAAATATCAAGCGAATCAAAAACCACCCCGTTATCAGACTATCGAACTGCCAGCGAACAGGCGGCCTTGACCCATTTGGACGATTGGCTGTTCGGCTTTGAGCATGCGGAGTCTTTGTTGCGCACCCAATTGGAAGTGATTTCACTGGACGGGTTCGGGTTAGCGGGCAAAACCTTTGCCATCTGCGCGGCGGGTGCTGCGGTACATTATGTCAACGAAACGCAGCGCGCACAGGCGACGCATTTGAGCGAGATCACATTCTTCGAGCAACACGACGCGCTGATTCTCGACGCACCGACGGTCAGTAATTTGGAGTTGGTCAGTGCTTCCAACGGCAGTACTGAGGGGAGCCTGTTTGGAATTCTGGATGAAACGATGACCGGGATGGGGGCGCGGTTGTTGCGGCAATGGCTATTGCGGCCGTCGGTCAAGCTGGGCGAGATCAACACGCGTCTGGATGCGGTCGAGGAATTGAAAACCGCGCCGATCAAACGCGATCAGATTCGGCGGCAGTTGGAGCCGATGGGCGACCTGGAACGGCTGGCCGGCAAGGTCACGCTGGGGCGGGCGAATGCGCGCGATCTGGTGGCGTTGCGGCAATCGCTGGAGGTCATTCCCACGCTGCACCACACCATCGCCGAATCGCGGACTTCCCTGTTGCAGGTGTTGGCCGAAGGGCTGGATGAATTGGAAGACGTGCGTACCCTGATCACCGAAGCCGTCGCCGAGGAACCGCCCGCCGCCAGTAATGAGCCGGGGATGATCCGCGCAGGGTACAACCCTGAACTGGATGAGTTGCGGAATCTGGCGCAGAGCGGCAAAAGCTACATCGCGGCCATCGAAGCGCGCGAGCGGGGCCGTTCAGGTATCGCTTCACTCAAGGTTAAGTATAACAATGTCTTTGGTTACTTTATCGAGGTTAGTAATTCACATAAAGATAAAGTCCCATCTGAATATGAGCGCAAGCAAACTCTTGTGAATGCAGAACGGTTTACAACACCTGAGCTAAAAGAATATGAAATTAAGGTTTTAGGCGCGGAAGATCGCATCATTCAATTGGAAATAGAGCTATTTAGCTCGATTCGCCAGAGCATCGCTCGCGAGGTCAAACGCATTCAGGCCGTGGCCCGCGTTTTGGCGGCGCTGGACTGCCTGACTTCGCTGGCCGAGGTCGCGGCGCGGCGCAATTACACCCGGCCCGCACTGCACGAAGGCGATGAGATCAAGATCATGGGCGGGCGCCACGCGGTCATTGAGACGCTGGGCGAACGCTTTGTGCCGAATGACCTGCTGGTCAACAACACGACCGACCGGTTGCTGATCATCACCGGGCCGAATATGGGCGGCAAATCGGTCTTCCTGAAACAGACCGCCCTGATCGTCATCCTGGCGCAGATAGGCAGCTTCGTACCCGCCGCATCGGCTTCGTTGGCGCTGGTGGATCGCATCTTCACGCGGGTGGGCGCGTCGGACAATCTGGCGCTGGGCCGTTCAACCTTTATGGTAGAGATGACCGAGACCTCGAACATCCTCAACACCGCCACGCCGCGCAGCTTGGTGCTGCTGGACGAGGTCGGACGCGGGACGGCGACCTTCGACGGATTGTCGCTGGCCTGGGCGATTGCCGAATACCTGCACGACCACGGCCAGCACAATGCCAAGACGCTCTTCGCCACGCACTACCACGAACTAACCGAACTGGCGAAGCTGCGCCCCGGCGTGCGCAATTATCAGGTCGCCGTGTCCGAAGCCGGCGGCGACATCGTCTTCCTGCGCCGCGTCGTGCCGGGGAGCGCGAGCAAAAGCTACGGTATAGAAGTCGCACGGTTGGCCGGGTTGCCGAAAACGGTGATCGAACGGGCGCGGGAGATTCTGACGAATTTGGAGCAGAACGAACTGGATGTGACTGGCAAACCGAAGTTCGCGCGGCATTTGAAGAAACCCAGCAAGCACGTCAATCAACTTTCGTTGCTTGATCCGCCGCCCGATGAAAGCGAAACGTAAATCCGCTTGTCAGCCTGCCGCTTGCGGGGGAGAATGCGTCTGTCTCAAAAAGCGCAAAAGAGAGGCCCGTGATGAGTTTGCCGCAGCGTGAATTGCAATTTACTGTCGCCGAATACCACGCGACAGAACATTAAACTGTGGAACGGAACGAATACCTGGACGGGTTCATTTACCGAATGGCTGGTGAAAGCACGGGGCAATCGGTACCAACCTTACGCGCGTCATCAGTACGCAGTTGCTGGGCACCCCTTGCCAAGTTTTCAGCAAGGACACCAAAGTCCGCAGCGGCCCATTACCAGAGCGTTTCAATTCAACCAAAGGACTGTTTTCTTATCCTGATGTGGTTGTCGTTTGCGGCAAGCTGCAACTCCTGGACGAACATCGCGACGTGTTGCTCAATCCGACGGTCATCATTGAGGTCACTTCCCCAACCACCGAGCATTTTGACCGCACGGAAAATGGATGCGCTATCAACGCTGGCTACTGACCTTGAGCGACTACATCCTGGTAGCCCAAACCCGCCCCCGTCATCGAATATTACCAACGCGCCGCCGAGAACCGCTGGACGTACACGGCGGTGAGCGAAACGGGCAGCCTGTTTATTGCTTCGATTGAATGCACATTGGTGTTGGCGGAGGTTTATGACCAGGTTGAATTTCCGCCGCCAAATATGACTAATGACATAGATCATTCAACTCAATCAATAAGTTAGCTCAGTTGTCGGCGCGCCGACATTCAGCAGTTACAATCCACTGTTCAAATACGATGTTCTTTGATCGGGATGGATTTTGGAGATATTCGTTGCAGAGTTGTCCAAAGAACATCAGCCTCGGAATTTTGTTGCAGGGTTTCCCTGATCAGATACCCTTCGAAAATTTTGCCAATTTTCGTCTCTTCAACTTTCCCCCAACGTTCGTCATATGACCCGTTAAAAATGTCGCATGGCAAATGAACGCTAGCATGCGGGTTCTCGTACACGACAACTCGTAAGACTTTTCTGGTGATAATACCTCTCTGTTTCAATTCTAAAATGTTGTTGAGAGCAATTACGGCCTCTGCAACTCCATCATAATCTGACGGCAAAAGCCTGTGTTGATCGTCCAGCATTTGCGTCATCTCGGTTGGCACCACAGTTACTTCCTCAAGCACAATAACAAAGCTAAAGTGCTGATAGCACGGTTCTTGTTTTTGATAATCGAACATGCGCCCAGCCCGAAAACCTATGTCGCGCCAATCGCCGAAAGAGGTTTTTGTCGTGCCGGATTCATCAAATTGCCACGACATCACACCAAACATTGCACCCAAGACAATACCTGGCTCCAGAAAGATTGGATCTGAACTGTTGTTGTATAACACCACGGAGCACGAGAACTCTTTGTAATCGTCGAACTGCTTCGAAGCCTTCTTGATCTTTGTGAATATACGCCGGTAAGGATCAAGCTCTTCTTCAGCAAAAATTCCCGTACCGGGCGGCAAAGATTGGTCACCCTCAAATTCTTTCACATCGAAATACAAGTCTGCTCCCCCGATAGACACACGGTCGTCAAGCTGGTGCGTTTTCCCCGCCAGCATTTTCGGTTGGGGTTCAAATACGTAGCCGCGCTCGGCTAGGTATTGATCGAACAAAAGTTCTGATTTGGTTCTTTCCTTTGGCATTTGTCCTCCCTTGATTATTGGTTGTCTCTCCCGATAAACGCGGAACCACGTGATTGCCGCGCACGAAGGCCATCGGCGATGAAGTCCGCAAGCTTTTCCGCTTCCTTCCATTTGGCGGTTCGGCGTGTGGCGTCCATATCTTCTGCGCGGATGATTGCACGCAAAACAGGGATTGACTGATCGCGCAGCCAAAGGCGAAAGTCCGTTTCGTCGCGGGAGTTCCACTCGGCATGAATGTCAGGCAGATTCTTCGGCAAGCGCACCGTCGGCGTTTTCTTCGGCTTTGCTTTCTTTTCGGGCAGTTCAGATAGCAGGGCTTCAAGCTTGCTCGAAAACTCCAGGTTGCGCGCGGACTCCTCGGCGAGCAAATCCACTAAGCCGCGCAGCAAATCAATCAGTGCTTTTTCTTTTCGCATAGCTGCTTGATCTCCTGAGTAAGGCCGCGCAATGGTTCATATGCGTTGCCGTATTTTCCCTTGAAGGTATGGATGTCGGCATCCACGTCCGCACCACGAGCAACTGCAACGGCCTGCGGAATCTCGTTGTTAAACAATGGCGGCTGCGGCAATACACCAGGCTCGTTGAAGTGACCAAGCCGTCTCTCCCTAAGGTCAGCGATAACCCTAGGGTGCAGATTATTGTTAGCTTGTACCTTGGTAGCTACGATTCCCAGTGGGGGAATTGGACGA encodes:
- a CDS encoding Uma2 family endonuclease, translated to MGTNLTRVISTQLLGTPCQVFSKDTKVRSGPLPERFNSTKGLFSYPDVVVVCGKLQLLDEHRDVLLNPTVIIEVTSPTTEHFDRTENGCAINAGY
- the mutS gene encoding DNA mismatch repair protein MutS codes for the protein MRSTEKAPQLTPMLRQYHEIKRQYPGTLLFFRLGDFYELFYDDALIGSREMEITLTARHKERGSPVPMCGVPYHAAANYIAKLVKKGYRVAICDQAEPAQTAKLVRREVVRVITPGTALENQLLESKQNNYLASVCGSGEGMGLALLDISTGEFLTTQFRGAEAWQQLQEQLAIFAPKEIILPHSLSPLFAKPKSAEPAHTSVIPTETTNPQISSESKTTPLSDYRTASEQAALTHLDDWLFGFEHAESLLRTQLEVISLDGFGLAGKTFAICAAGAAVHYVNETQRAQATHLSEITFFEQHDALILDAPTVSNLELVSASNGSTEGSLFGILDETMTGMGARLLRQWLLRPSVKLGEINTRLDAVEELKTAPIKRDQIRRQLEPMGDLERLAGKVTLGRANARDLVALRQSLEVIPTLHHTIAESRTSLLQVLAEGLDELEDVRTLITEAVAEEPPAASNEPGMIRAGYNPELDELRNLAQSGKSYIAAIEARERGRSGIASLKVKYNNVFGYFIEVSNSHKDKVPSEYERKQTLVNAERFTTPELKEYEIKVLGAEDRIIQLEIELFSSIRQSIAREVKRIQAVARVLAALDCLTSLAEVAARRNYTRPALHEGDEIKIMGGRHAVIETLGERFVPNDLLVNNTTDRLLIITGPNMGGKSVFLKQTALIVILAQIGSFVPAASASLALVDRIFTRVGASDNLALGRSTFMVEMTETSNILNTATPRSLVLLDEVGRGTATFDGLSLAWAIAEYLHDHGQHNAKTLFATHYHELTELAKLRPGVRNYQVAVSEAGGDIVFLRRVVPGSASKSYGIEVARLAGLPKTVIERAREILTNLEQNELDVTGKPKFARHLKKPSKHVNQLSLLDPPPDESET